The Pseudoalteromonas sp. DL-6 genome has a window encoding:
- a CDS encoding 5-oxoprolinase subunit PxpA, protein MKLNCDLGESFGAWQMGLDNDVMPHIDMANIACGFHAGDSSVMAHTLKLAKQHNVMIGAHPSYPDKQGFGRRSMSMSVAELTQCLHYQIAALDGMAKVQGLTLSYVKPHGALYNDMMTNQQLLTTVMGAVASYPANLKLMILATADAKLHQTMARHLGLTLVLEAFADRQYTDQGYLVSRNIAGSVHNKDALLAQVKQLLASNSVTTQSGKSLTLVADSVCVHGDNPQGIAIIEEIKALCSANN, encoded by the coding sequence ATGAAACTTAATTGTGATTTAGGCGAGAGCTTTGGCGCATGGCAAATGGGCCTTGATAACGATGTTATGCCCCATATTGATATGGCAAATATTGCTTGTGGCTTTCATGCAGGTGATTCGAGTGTAATGGCGCATACCCTAAAGCTAGCTAAACAACATAATGTTATGATTGGCGCTCACCCAAGCTACCCCGATAAACAAGGATTTGGTAGGCGTTCAATGAGCATGAGCGTGGCTGAGCTCACTCAGTGTTTGCACTATCAAATAGCCGCCCTTGATGGCATGGCAAAAGTACAAGGGCTAACCCTTAGCTATGTAAAACCCCATGGTGCGTTATATAACGACATGATGACAAACCAGCAACTACTCACCACTGTTATGGGTGCAGTTGCCAGTTACCCTGCAAACTTAAAGTTAATGATACTCGCCACAGCCGATGCCAAGCTACATCAAACCATGGCTCGCCACCTTGGGCTCACACTCGTATTAGAAGCGTTCGCAGACAGGCAGTACACTGACCAAGGGTACTTAGTATCACGAAATATAGCCGGCAGTGTGCATAACAAAGACGCATTATTAGCTCAGGTTAAGCAGCTTTTAGCCAGTAACAGTGTGACTACTCAATCTGGAAAATCGTTAACACTAGTCGCTGACAGTGTTTGCGTGCATGGCGATAACCCCCAAGGCATTGCAATTATTGAAGAGATAAAAGCGCTTTGCTCAGCCAATAACTAA